The Syngnathus typhle isolate RoL2023-S1 ecotype Sweden linkage group LG3, RoL_Styp_1.0, whole genome shotgun sequence genome window below encodes:
- the gaa2 gene encoding lysosomal alpha-glucosidase: protein MWNMRRATRGSVMVSYQLLKPEDVQLSEVNHLVEEDENPASRTEFASLLPRRMPCSATTGLLVIGCLVVLLCGGWLLGTMFWLHRPSSLLPHRHPPPAKANATEARGTCGLIPEAWRFDCYPEREVVVTREMCEVRNCCFIPASSKAQPSGSNGVPWCFYSPEFPSYSIESMKDTSLGMRATLVKDVKTYYPADVMTLELDVRYETETRLRVRITDPSSPRYEVPIAVPAVAKKAETPDYSVELSKKPFGLVVRRISTGAVLLNTTVAPLLYADQFLQFSTSLPSEHIYGLGEHRSSFLHDVQWNTLTMWARDVPPMVKTNLYGVHPFYLGMEKESDAHGFFLLNSNAMDVVLQPAPALTWRTIGGILDFYVFLGPDPGSVVEQYLDVIGRPAMPIYWALGYHLCRWGYDSSNSTWEMVKRMRSYGIPQDVQWNDIDHMDRFLDFTIDPTNFSTLPDMVKDLHLHNQRYVPIIDVGISSVQPEGSYWPYDEGLKKGVFIKDAEGKTLVGKVWPGVTVFPDFSNDVTHEWWYENLKRFHEQVPFDGLWIDMNEPSNFVDGSTNSCPSNKLDNPPYTPGVLGGVLKAKTVCASALQNQSTHYNLHSLYGLMEGKASANALRRILAKRPFVISRSTFPSQGMYTGHWLGDNRSQWPDLYSSIAGVLTFNLLGIPLVGADICGFSEQPEEELCIRWTQLGAFYPFARNHNAIDMKPQDPTAFSPFARVAMQQALLLRYSLFPLLYTLFHHAHAKGHTVARPLMFEFPKDTRTYNIDKQFLWGRSLLVTPVLEDGVSFVEGYFPKSLWYDYYTGDSINGTGEEVRLSAPLDKINLHLREGSIIPTQTPNLTLWVSSGQPLHLVTALSENGTACGDLFWDDGESLDTFENNQYAYIVFSAAQQTMSSQVLRTHLEASQITVQSVSFYGVKKKPSKVLVNSKDAAFAYRSNQVLTVAGLELNLNQNFTISWL from the exons ATGTGGAATATGCGAAG AGCCACACGCGGGAGCGTCATGGTGTCGTATCAGCTCCTCAAACCTGAAGATGTCCAGCTATCTGAAGTCAATCACCTTGTCGAAGAGGACGAAAATCCA GCGTCACGCACGGAATTCGCCTCTCTGCTCCCCCGTCGTATGCCGTGCTCGGCCACCACGGGGCTCCTGGTGATCGGCTGCCTGGTTGTTCTCCTCTGCGGCGGCTGGCTGTTGGGCACCATGTTCTGGCTTCACCGCCCCTCGAGCCTGCTGCCTCACAGACACCCGCCGCCGGCCAAAGCCAACGCCACCGAGGCCCGGGGAACTTGCGGGCTCATCCCGGAAGCGTGGCGGTTTGACTGTTACCCGGAGAGAGAAGTGGTGGTGACCAGAGAGATGTGTGAAGTCAGGAACTGTTGCTTCATCCCCGCTTCTTCTAAAGCTCAGCCCTCGGGAAGCAACGGTGTTCCTTGGTGTTTCTATTCCCCGGAGTTCCCCTCCTACTCCATCGAGTCCATGAAGGACACAAGCTTGGGGATGAGAGCTACGCTGGTCAAAGACGTGAAGACTTACTACCCGGCAGATGTTATGACTCTGGAATTGGATGTCCGCTACGAGACGGAGACGAGGCTCCGGGTCAGG ATCACAGACCCTTCGAGTCCACGCTACGAAGTTCCCATTGCCGTTCCCGCTGTCGCCAAGAAGGCAGAAACTCCCGACTACAGCGTGGAGCTCTCCAAGAAGCCGTTCGGTCTCGTCGTGAGGAGGATCTCTACAGGAGCTGTCCT cctGAACACCACCGTGGCCCCTCTCCTTTACGCCGATCAGTTCCTGCAGTTCTCCACCTCCCTGCCCAGCGAACACATCTACGGCTTGGGGGAGCACCGCTCGAGCTTCCTGCATGACGTCCAGTGGAACACGCTCACCATGTGGGCCAGGGATGTTCCTCCTATG gtaAAAACAAACCTGTATGGAGTTCATCCCTTTTATCTTGGAATGGAGAAGGAGAGCGATGCACATGGGTTCTTCCTTCTGAACAGCAATGCAATGG ACGTTGTCCTGCAGCCTGCCCCGGCCCTCACCTGGCGCACAATCGGTGGGATCCTCGACTTTTACGTCTTCCTTGGTCCCGATCCCGGATCGGTAGTTGAACAGTATCTGGACGTAATAG GTCGTCCGGCGATGCCCATCTACTGGGCTTTGGGTTACCACCTGTGTCGCTGGGGCTATGACTCCAGCAACTCCACCTGGGAGATGGTCAAGCGCATGAGGAGCTATGGGATACCTCAG GATGTCCAATGGAATGATATCGACCACATGGACCGGTTTCTGGACTTCACTATTGACCCGACTAACTTTTCAACGCTCCCCGATATGGTGAAGGACCTGCACCTTCACAACCAGCGCTACGTGCCGATCATT GATGTCGGTATCAGCAGCGTCCAGCCTGAAGGATCCTACTGGCCGTACGACGAAGGACTCAAGAAAGGGGTTTTCATCAAAGACGCGGAAGGAAAAACACTCGTTGGGAAG GTGTGGCCGGGCGTGACGGTATTTCCCGATTTCTCCAACGATGTCACCCACGAATGGTGGTACGAGAATCTTAAGAGGTTCCATGAGCAGGTGCCATTTGATGGATTATGGATT GACATGAACGAACCATCAAATTTCGTAGATGGATCCACTAACAGCTGCCCATCAAACAAGCTGGATAATCCTCCGTACACACCAG GTGTGCTCGGAGGTGTTCTGAAGGCCAAAACAGTGTGCGCATCCGCATTACAGAACCAGTCGACACACTACAACCTTCATAGCCTGTATGGACTCATGGAAGGCAAAGCATCTGCAAA CGCTCTGAGGAGGATCTTGGCCAAGAGACCTTTTGTGATCTCTCGCTCCACCTTCCCCAGTCAGGGCATGTACACTGGCCATTGGCTGGGAGACAACAGGAGTCAATGGCCGGACCTTTATTCCTCCATAGCGG GTGTCTTGACTTTTAACCTCCTGGGCATTCCGCTGGTGGGAGCAGACATCTGCGGCTTCAGCGAGCAGCCGGAGGAGGAACTGTGCATCCGCTGGACCCAATTGGGCGCGTTCTATCCGTTTGCTCGCAACCACAACGCCATCGACATGAAG CCACAAGACCCGACGGCGTTCAGCCCGTTCGCCAGGGTCGCCATGCAGCAAGCTCTGCTGCTACGCTATTCTCTCTTCCCGCTCCTCTACACGCTCTTTCATCACGCGCACGCAAAGGGACACACCGTTGCTCGGCCGCTCATGTTTGA ATTCCCAAAAGACACGAGAACGTACAATATTGATAAGCAGTTCCTCTGGGGGAGGAGTCTACTGGTGACTCCAGTGTTAGAAGATGGAGTCTCCTTTGTGGAGGGTTACTTCCCAAAGAGTCTGTGGTATGACTACTACACG GGCGACTCGATAAACGGCACAGGTGAAGAAGTGCGACTCTCTGCTCCCCTCGATAAGATCAACCTGCATTTGAGGGAAGGATCTATTATTCCGACGCAG ACTCCCAACTTGACTTTGTGGGTGAGCAGCGGGCAGCCTCTTCATCTAGTCACCGCGTTATCGGAGAACGGCACCGCCTGTGGCGATTTGTTCTGGGACGACGGAGAGAGCCTCGACACCTTTGAGAACAACCAGTACGCCTACATCGTCTTCAGCGCGGCTCAG CAAACGATGAGCTCGCAGGTGCTCCGCACCCACTTGGAGGCCTCGCAGATCACGGTGCAGTCGGTGTCTTTCTACGGCGTGAAGAAGAAGCCCAGCAAGGTGCTGGTCAACTCCAAAGATGCTGCCTTTGCATACAGGAGCAACCAG GTTTTAACAGTCGCAGGTCTCGAGCTTAACCTCAATCAGAACTTCACCATCAGCTGGCTGTGA
- the LOC133151036 gene encoding MICAL-like protein 2, which yields MSAVKALQQWCRVQCDGYRDVTVTNMTTSFRDGLAFCAIIHKHRPDLIDFDSLKKENVYENNNLAFRVAEEQLGIPALLDAEDMVALKVPDRLSILTYVSQYYNYFHGRSPIGGVAAVKRPAEPLADGPSGKKNAPVMSKVFPSSKPAKENNPPSLANIAAPLPRPRQPRTVRQDVSAEKSNEIGTLSNKCVSCNKHVHLVQRHLIDGKLYHRNCARLLAPPIISSHLRDAPSSVPPSTGLTKSNTVTVTPTAPPRLGPSSLVQKPSPLSKISGRTSSPNRPASNPQKPSPPSSISGRTSSPNRPASNSQKPSLPSSISGRASSPNRPASNPQKPSPLSSIFGRTSSPNRPASNPQKPSPPSSISGRTSSPNRPASNPHKSSPLSSIFGRTSSPNRPASNPHKPSPPSSISGRTSSPHRAASNPHKPSPPSSISGRTSSPHKAALNLIMAATQSPTSPVTNRPSIPDTTLTTPAAITTKPVAAPRTSATAAKTIQSKMRFFEAERDDKKPATKTADIAPKEFKSEDPVKKAQGDQSVPRNVPKVVIIHTKVDVNNDKAGVKTHDENQGSNVAIVNIANTGKSRLQEHFGEGKGGNKKPGVGGDGKAKAADTAKKLSKEENNNSKQIAKAEPAKKRDSATTPVQTGTKETETRRGRVKLKVNPSILSDFQPQGSDTSPLRGRTPERSLGGSKPAPPNTSETEMPTDWRSMLKPVPKETKSDDTAQSSTEVPSKNAGVSQLSEVSLRPVNPPSSQGIRNGDPINTTTSSGSNVLKTKPDFIPKEAIMKELMEIEDNLNQLEKRGVELEAKLRHSEDEGEDDSLMDELMVEWFTLIRNKQLAMRRESELVYIGKTQDLEEQQPSVEQELRKLIEKPEHLKTAFERKREEELMSKLVEIVNGRNAIVEGLDEDRLREEEEDQELNKLMENFSVKKDKPKKKSSISKLFTWGSKKEA from the exons ATGTCGGCGGTAAAGGCTCTCCAGCAGTGGTGCCGGGTCCAGTGTGATGGCTACCGGGATGTGACTGTCACTAACATGACCACGTCGTTCCGCGACGGCCTGGCTTTCTGTGCCATCATTCACAAACACAGACCGGATCTCAT CGATTTCGActcattaaagaaagaaaatgtctaCGAGAACAACAACCTG GCTTTTCGGGTCGCCGAGGAGCAGCTGGGAATTCCTGCTCTCTTGGATGCGGAAGACATGGTGGCGCTCAAAGTTCCGGACCGCCTCAGTATCCTCACATACGTCTCGCAGTACTACAACTACTTCCACGGACGCTCCCCAA TTGGTGGTGTGGCGGCGGTAAAGCGTCCCGCCGAGCCACTCGCCGATGGGCCGTCCGGGAAAAAGAACGCGCCGGTGATGTCGAAGGTGTTCCCTTCATCCAAGCCTGCCAAGGAGAACAACCCACCGTCTTTAGCGAACATCGCAGCACCTCTCCCCCGCCCGAGACAACCCAGAACCGTTCGACAG GACGTGTCTGCTGAGAAATCCAACGAAATAGGAACTCTGAGTAACAAGTGTGTGTCCTGCAACAAACACGTTCATCTGGTGCAACGACACCTAATTGACGGGAAGCTCTACCACAGGAACTGCGCAAG GTTACTGGCCCCTCCAATCATAAGTTCACACCTAAGGGATGCTCCTTCGAGTGTTCCTCCTTCGACAGGCCTCACCAAAAGCAACACTGTGACGGTGACGCCTACGGCGCCACCCAGACTGGGCCCCTCATCGCTAGTCCAGAAACCCAGCCCGCTATCCAAGATCTCTGGCAGAACTTCATCTCCTAATAGGCCTGCTTCAAACCCCCAGAAACCAAGCCCCCCATCCAGCATTTCCGGCAGAACTTCATCTCCTAATAGGCCGGCTTCAAACTCCCAGAAACCAAGCCTCCCTTCCAGCATCTCCGGCAGAGCTTCATCTCCTAATAGGCCTGCTTCAAACCCCCAGAAACCCAGCCCTCTCTCCAGCATCTTCGGCAGAACTTCATCTCCTAATAGGCCTGCTTCAAACCCCCAGAAACCAAGCCCCCCTTCCAGCATCTCCGGCAGAACTTCATCTCCTAATAGGCCTGCTTCAAACCCACATAAATCCAGCCCTCTTTCCAGCATCTTTGGCAGAACTTCATCTCCTAATAGGCCTGCTTCAAACCCCCACAAACCAAGCCCCCCTTCCAGCATCTCCGGCAGAACTTCCTCTCCGCATAGAGCTGCTTCAAACCCCCACAAACCAAGCCCCCCTTCCAGTATCTCTGGCAGAACTTCATCTCCACATAAAGCTGCTTTGAACCTCATCATGGCTGCTACGCAGAGTCCGACTTCTCCAGTCACTAACCGACCCAGTATTCCCGACACAACTCTGACGACACCCGCTGCCATCACCACCAAGCCCGTTGCAGCGCCTCGGACATCTGCCACCGCGGCCAAGACCATCCAGTCCAAAATGAGGTTCTTTGAGGCAGAGCGCGACGACAAGAAACCCGCAACCAAGACTGCAGATATCGCCCCGAAAGAGTTCAAGTCTGAGGATCCCGTTAAGAAAGCCCAAGGAGATCAATCTGTGCCGAGAAATGTCCCCAAGGTGGTTATAATTCACACTAAGGTGGACGTTAACAACGACAAAGCGGGTGTGAAGACGCACGATGAAAATCAGGGTAGTAATGTTGCAATTGTAAATATTGCCAATACGGGCAAAAGTCGATTGCAGGAGCATTTCGGTGAGGGCAAAGGAGGTAATAAGAAACCTGGAGTCGGTGGGGATGGTAAAGCAAAAGCGGCGGACACCGCGAAGAAACTctcaaaagaagaaaacaacaatAGTAAGCAAATAGCAAAGGCAGAGCCGGCCAAGAAAAGGGATTCAGC CACAACTCCGGTCCAGACTGGAACCAAGGAGACGGAGACGAGGAGGGGGAGGGTGAAGCTCAAAGTCAACCCGTCCATCCTCTCCGACTTCCAGCCGCAGGGTTCCGACACGAGCCCACTCAGAGGCAGAACTCCAGAAAGAAGCCTCGGGGGCTCGAAACCAGCACCACCCAACACTTCAG AGACAGAGATGCCCACCGACTGGAGGTCCATGCTCAAACCTGTCCCTAAAGAGACAAA aTCGGATGACACAGCTCAGTCCTCCACTGAAGTACCGTCTAAGAACGCCGGAGTCTCACAGTTGTCCGAGGTGTCTCTAAGACCCGTGAACCCTCCTTCATCCCAAG GCATCCGTAATGGTGACCCCATAAACACGACAACATCGTCGGGATCAAACGTCTTGAAG ACGAAGCCCGACTTCATTCCCAAAGAGGCCATCATGAAGGAGCTGATGGAGATCGAAGATAATCTCAACCAGTTGGAGAAGAGAGGGGTGGAGCTGGAGGCCAAACTCCGGCACAGCGAAGACG AAGGCGAGGATGACTCCCTCATGGACGAGCTGATGGTGGAATGGTTCACGTTGATCAGGAACAAGCAGCTGGCCATGCGGCGGGAGTCTGAGCTCGTCTACAT CGGTAAAACCCAAGACCTGGAGGAACAGCAGCCAAGTGTTGAGCAGGAGCTCCGGAAGCTTATTGAAAAACCAG AGCATCTGAAAACGGCGTTTGAACGCAAGCGAGAAGAAGAGCTGATGAGCAAGTTGGTGGAGATCGTCAACGGCCGCAATGCCATTGTAGAAGGTTTGGACGAAGACAGGCTTAG agaggaagaggaggaccaGGAGCTGAACAAATTGATGGAGAATTTTA gtgtaaaaaaagacaaaccaaAGAAAAAGTCTTCCATATCCAAACTGTTCACCTGGGGGAGCAAGAAGGAGGCCTGA
- the LOC133151770 gene encoding zinc finger protein 250-like, with translation MGSESPDCFGRSVSTMTEEEQQQQQQDIGCLINSDGEEVDLSDLRESGSPGSGATEPPSTAFHQSENEKPASFHTCSVCGKDFPYASKLQRHLRTHSGERPFPCSMCDKRFPEKGLLMIHERVHTGEKPFPCTFCEKRFASQGELRLHRRTHTGERPYHCSICLKSFSRHWHLKTHLDAMHSEVVAGFTRKKFPCSDCDKSCNSAAELRDHQRTHTGERPYQCSFCDKRFALSGTLVRHERLHTGITPYHCLDCGKTFAQQWTLTTHMRTHRGEKPYSCTQCDKSFVAPGELRRHTRIHTGEKPYMCGDCGRHFSLAGTLRNHRKSCAQIKYGASEVETAAGESSERDLEVDNVSTEVSVIQTAPSIQASATFSSSSSSSSSSSEEVNCDQAAEVENNSDEAEAKDVSSPHMSVVVKEEEEEEPLCDEALATECPAVDRNRNVPSLKEEIEDDDDVINTPPKDGEDASGGIVSPTSQVKDQPKNNKITSSYCCGLCGRDCHKMSALQIHMRIHSGEKPYQCALCGKQFTQKGQLKGHQKVHTGEKPFACPECGKCFAHSGAMNRHRLTHTGEKPYHCSMCERSFNQSGRLREHEKTHFGDKLNCPECDKTFTRSSSLKNHLRLHTGERPYNCDVCGRGFSRSQSLRLHKRKHQLLQAEEDSCFSVGDEDILDDKSRIGVCSPTVKCEEDLFLESTPR, from the exons ATGGGCTCGGAGAGTCCTGATTGCTTTGGACGGTCCGTGAGCACAATGACCGAAGaggaacaacagcagcagcagcaagataTCGGTTGCCTGATCAACTCTGACGGTGAAGAAGTGGATTTGTCTGATCTCC gAGAGAGTGGCAGCCCGGGCAGCGGAGCCACAGAACCCCCCTCCACGGCGTTCCATCAGAGCGAGAATGAAAAGCCGGCCTCGTTCCACACCTGCTCCGTATGCGGCAAAGACTTCCCTTACGCCTCCAAACTCCAGCGCCACCTTCGTACGCACTCGGGAGAGAGGCCTTTCCCGTGCTCCATGTGCGACAAGAGATTCCCCGAGAAAGGTCTGCTTATGATCCACGAGCGGGTCCACACGGGAGAAAAGCCCTTTCCGTGCACTTTCTGCGAGAAACGCTTTGCCAGCCAGGGTGAGCTGCGACTCCACCGGAGGACGCACACGGGCGAGAGACCGTACCACTGCTCCATCTGCTTGAAGAGCTTCTCTCGCCACTGGCACCTCAAAACGCACCTGGACGCCATGCACTCCGAGGTGGTCGCCGGCTTCACCAGAAAGAAGTTCCCGTGCTCGGATTGCGACAAGAGCTGCAACTCCGCCGCCGAGCTGCGGGATCACCAGAGGACTCACACGGGCGAGCGGCCCTATCAGTGCTCCTTCTGCGATAAGAGGTTTGCTCTGTCGGGTACGCTGGTGCGCCACGAGCGGCTCCACACCGGAATCACGCCCTACCACTGCTTGGACTGCGGCAAGACTTTTGCGCAACAGTGGACGCTGACTacgcacatgcgcacgcacaggGGGGAAAAGCCGTACAGCTGCACGCAGTGCGACAAGTCGTTCGTGGCGCCCGGCGAGCTCAGGAGGCACACTCGGATACATACGGGGGAGAAGCCGTACATGTGCGGCGACTGCGGGAGACACTTCTCGTTGGCCGGGACCCTAAGGAACCACAGGAAGTCTTGCGCGCAGATTAAATATGGAGCATCTGAGGTTGAAACCGCAGCGGGAGAGTCATCTGAGCGAGACCTGGAGGTCGACAACGTCAGCACTGAG gtgtctGTCATTCAAACTGCACCAAGCATTCAGGCCTCCGCCACCTTctcctcgtcgtcctcctcttcctcctcctcctcagaggAGGTCAACTGTGACCAAGCGGCCGAGGTTGAAAATAACTCGGATGAGGCGGAGGCGAAGGACGTTTCCAGCCCGCACATGAGCGTAGTCgtgaaagaggaggaagaggaggaacccTTGTGCG ATGAAGCGCTGGCTACAGAATGTCCTGCCGTGGACAGAAATAGAAATGTACCTTCCCTGAAGGAGGAAATAGAAGACGACGATGATGTTATCAACA cACCTCCAAAGGACGGTGAGGATGCATCAGGCGGAATCGTCTCGCCGACCTCCCAGGTGAAGGACCAGCCTAAGAACAACAAGATCACAAGCTCGTACTGCTGCGGCTTATGCGGCAGAGACTGCCACAAGATGTCGGCGCTGCAAATCCACATGCGCATCCACTCGGGCGAGAAACCTTACCAGTGCGCCCTGTGCGGAAAGCAGTTCACCCAGAAGGGTCAGCTCAAAGGCCACCAGAAAGTCCACACAGGAGAGAAACCCTTTGCCTGCCCCGAGTGCGGCAAGTGCTTCGCCCACTCGGGCGCCATGAACCGACACCGGCTTACGCACACGGGCGAGAAACCCTACCACTGCTCCATGTGCGAGCGCAGCTTCAACCAGTCGGGGCGCTTGCGGGAACACGAGAAAACCCATTTCGGGGACAAGCTGAACTGCCCCGAGTGCGACAAGACGTTCACGCGCTCCTCCAGCCTCAAGAATCACTTGAGGCTCCACACGGGCGAGAGGCCGTACAACTGCGACGTGTGCGGTCGGGGCTTCAGCCGTTCGCAGAGCCTCAGGCTCCATAAGCGGAAGCACCAGCTGCTGCAGGCGGAGGAGGACTCCTGCTTCAGCGTGGGAGACGAAGACATATTGGACGATAAGTCCCGGATCGGTGTGTGTAGTCCAACGGTCAAATGTGAAGAGGATTTATTTCTAGAGAGCACACCTAGATAG